The Narcine bancroftii isolate sNarBan1 chromosome 6, sNarBan1.hap1, whole genome shotgun sequence genome window below encodes:
- the pcbd1 gene encoding pterin-4-alpha-carbinolamine dehydratase isoform X1, producing the protein MAGKAHRLSPEQRDQLLPNLRAVGWAEVEGRDAIYKEFVFKNFNQAFGFMTRVALQAEKMDHHPEWFNIYNKHLRPVAQLTRNKPLPENGQTKDRKQDLSRQPSLKTYA; encoded by the exons ATG GCAGGAAAGGCACACCGACTCAGTCCAGAGCAACGTGACCAGCTGCTTCCCAATCTCAGAGCTGTGGGTTGGGCTGAAGTAGAAGGCAGGGATgcaatctataaggagtttgtcttTAAAAACTTCAACCAG gctTTTGGTTTCATGACAAGAGTGGCGTTGCAAGCAGAGAAAATGGATCATCACCCAGAATGGTTCAACATTTATAACAAG catctgcgacctgtcgcccaactcacacgtaataaaccccttccggaaaatggccaaacgaaagacagaaaacaggacctttcaagacag CCATCACTGAAGACATATGCATGA
- the pcbd1 gene encoding pterin-4-alpha-carbinolamine dehydratase isoform X2 produces the protein MAGKAHRLSPEQRDQLLPNLRAVGWAEVEGRDAIYKEFVFKNFNQAFGFMTRVALQAEKMDHHPEWFNIYNKLHITLSTHECGGLSERDVKLATFMEEATVAQ, from the exons ATG GCAGGAAAGGCACACCGACTCAGTCCAGAGCAACGTGACCAGCTGCTTCCCAATCTCAGAGCTGTGGGTTGGGCTGAAGTAGAAGGCAGGGATgcaatctataaggagtttgtcttTAAAAACTTCAACCAG gctTTTGGTTTCATGACAAGAGTGGCGTTGCAAGCAGAGAAAATGGATCATCACCCAGAATGGTTCAACATTTATAACAAG TTGCACATTACTCTAAGCACACACGAGTGTGGCGGGCTCTCTGAGCGGGACGTTAAGCTGGCTACCTTCATGGAAGAAGCCACGGTGGCCCAGTGA